One genomic segment of Kordiimonas sp. SCSIO 12603 includes these proteins:
- a CDS encoding efflux RND transporter periplasmic adaptor subunit, whose amino-acid sequence MKKLIKNKYLWIGVCIVAGSAYAFQSSSTEAVATGTTYETSPTNRGDITRSIASTGRVEALVTVEVGSQLSGNIEELHADFNDEVKKGQLVAKIDPQTFQQRVHQSQADLEAARANLAVQEATVLRANATLVQAQRDYDRQLPLQKDGAISEAALDATRAALESAKAGVQIAEAQVISAKASIKQREASLANAQIDLERTDIRSPIDGVIIERNVDQGQTVAASFSAPVLFKIAQDLKQIQIEASVDESDIGRVREGNEVTFQVDAHEGTEFTGTVAQVRLSPLELNNVVTYTVIINARNDRQLLLPGMTANMEIKTGQRSDVLRIPNTALRVRASDEMKAAQQAAQEAARPQGQRGGRGGARFAQMFEAIGASDEQRSAIQADMQQAMQSLRAQMQNGGDRSAMRDLFRARSSAVLKRHLTDEQYKKYEELQRQRAEIRRATVWVKEENGAIKAVPVRIGIADSSHTEVIGDNLPEGAEVITRVRKATQ is encoded by the coding sequence ATGAAAAAACTAATAAAAAACAAATATTTATGGATAGGCGTATGTATTGTTGCAGGCAGCGCATATGCCTTTCAATCATCATCCACAGAAGCAGTCGCAACTGGTACCACTTACGAAACATCGCCAACCAACAGAGGTGACATCACTCGTTCAATTGCTTCTACAGGTCGAGTAGAAGCGCTGGTCACTGTTGAAGTTGGCTCTCAGCTTTCAGGTAATATTGAAGAACTCCATGCTGACTTTAACGATGAAGTAAAAAAAGGCCAGCTAGTCGCCAAAATTGATCCGCAAACCTTTCAGCAGAGGGTACACCAATCCCAAGCAGACCTTGAAGCAGCAAGAGCGAATTTAGCTGTTCAGGAAGCAACTGTTCTCCGCGCAAATGCCACTCTTGTGCAAGCACAACGTGATTATGATCGACAGCTTCCTCTTCAGAAAGATGGAGCCATATCGGAAGCCGCCCTTGATGCTACCCGAGCAGCTCTGGAAAGTGCTAAGGCAGGCGTTCAGATTGCAGAAGCTCAGGTGATCAGCGCCAAAGCATCCATTAAACAGCGTGAGGCATCTCTAGCAAATGCCCAAATTGACCTTGAGCGTACTGACATTCGTTCTCCGATAGATGGGGTTATCATTGAACGAAATGTGGATCAGGGACAAACTGTTGCCGCAAGCTTTTCAGCCCCAGTACTATTCAAAATCGCGCAAGACCTGAAACAAATACAGATTGAAGCCAGCGTTGACGAATCTGATATCGGCCGCGTGCGCGAAGGCAACGAGGTTACATTCCAAGTAGATGCACATGAAGGTACAGAATTCACCGGTACCGTGGCTCAGGTTCGCCTATCACCACTGGAGCTAAATAACGTAGTAACCTACACTGTTATCATCAATGCCCGGAATGACCGTCAACTTCTGCTCCCGGGCATGACAGCGAATATGGAAATTAAAACCGGACAGCGTTCTGATGTACTCAGAATTCCAAATACAGCGCTCCGGGTACGTGCTTCTGATGAAATGAAGGCTGCCCAACAAGCAGCGCAAGAAGCAGCAAGACCACAAGGACAACGCGGCGGTCGTGGCGGCGCACGTTTTGCACAAATGTTTGAAGCGATTGGAGCTAGTGATGAACAGCGGTCTGCCATACAGGCTGATATGCAACAGGCAATGCAAAGCCTGAGAGCTCAAATGCAAAATGGTGGTGATAGAAGCGCAATGCGTGATTTGTTCCGTGCACGTTCTTCAGCAGTTCTTAAGCGCCACCTTACCGATGAACAATATAAGAAATATGAAGAACTTCAGCGCCAAAGAGCTGAAATTCGCCGTGCTACTGTTTGGGTAAAGGAAGAAAACGGTGCAATCAAAGCTGTTCCTGTTCGTATTGGCATTGCTGATAGCAGCCATACGGAAGTGATCGGTGATAATCTGCCAGAAGGTGCCGAGGTAATCACCCGCGTTCGTAAGGCAACCCAATAA
- a CDS encoding sulfite exporter TauE/SafE family protein gives METDTTFYLVAAIAVIFTGISKGGFGGVALLAVPLLALVMPATTAAAVMLPLLLAMDALGIWEYRREADWGHLKLLLPGAIIGIIVGTLTASFVNDQIIQFIVGVIAVVFVLYRWWPKQKNTDGSDAPTPLGIFWGGIAGYTSFIAHAGSPPFHVYILPKRLSPRMLTATAVWFFAIVNLVKLPAYFLASQINIETLAISASLIPLVPIGFFLGVWMNKRVPEAIFYRIIYAAAFVIGLKLMASSIT, from the coding sequence GTGGAAACTGATACTACATTCTATCTGGTAGCTGCTATTGCAGTTATTTTTACCGGTATATCAAAAGGTGGGTTTGGTGGTGTTGCTCTGTTGGCAGTGCCCCTATTAGCGCTTGTAATGCCTGCAACTACCGCTGCCGCTGTTATGCTCCCTCTTCTTCTCGCTATGGATGCCTTAGGTATCTGGGAATATCGACGCGAGGCTGACTGGGGCCACCTAAAACTACTTTTGCCCGGCGCCATCATTGGCATCATAGTTGGTACCCTCACTGCTTCTTTTGTAAATGATCAGATCATCCAGTTTATTGTTGGCGTCATAGCAGTTGTGTTCGTACTCTACCGCTGGTGGCCCAAACAAAAGAATACTGATGGTTCCGATGCTCCAACACCTTTAGGAATTTTTTGGGGTGGCATCGCTGGTTATACCAGTTTTATTGCTCATGCTGGTTCTCCGCCCTTTCACGTATATATCCTCCCGAAACGGCTATCGCCCCGCATGCTCACAGCCACAGCAGTTTGGTTTTTCGCAATTGTAAACTTGGTAAAACTGCCCGCATATTTTCTAGCATCGCAAATAAATATCGAAACTCTGGCTATATCAGCATCACTTATACCGTTAGTACCAATAGGTTTTTTCCTTGGAGTGTGGATGAACAAACGTGTTCCAGAGGCAATATTTTACAGAATTATCTATGCCGCTGCCTTCGTTATCGGCCTGAAACTTATGGCTTCCTCAATCACATAA
- a CDS encoding aldehyde dehydrogenase family protein codes for MSIFKNYINGEWVAADNAISNINPSNTNDIVGEYARAGQSQTLDAIAAAEEASKTWRYSNIQARFDALDFIGSEILARKAELGELLAREEGKTLPEAIGEVARAGQIFKFFAGETLRIQGDMLASVRPGVTVDVTREAVGVVGIITPWNFPIAIPAWKIAPALAYGNTVVIKPAELVPGSTWALTEIISRAGLPNGVFNMVMGAGREVGQTLLDDPRVNAVSFTGSVGTGSRVAAACSARNAKYQLEMGGKNPLIVLNDADIDNALGCALNGAFFSTGQRCTASSRLIVEASVYDEFTEKLHAQVAGLKVGDALAESTQIGPVVDQRQLDQNQKYVDIGKQEGANLLCGGELLEKETPGFYMAPALFADTNNDMRINREEIFGPVATVLKANNLDEAISLANDTDFGLSAGICTTSLKSSNHFKQMSRAGMVMVNLPTAGVDYHVPFGGTKGSSYGSREQGRYAAEFYTTVKTAYSLA; via the coding sequence ATGTCGATTTTTAAAAACTATATCAACGGTGAATGGGTAGCCGCTGATAATGCTATCTCAAACATCAACCCATCAAATACAAATGACATTGTTGGTGAATATGCGCGTGCTGGCCAATCGCAGACACTTGATGCAATTGCTGCAGCAGAAGAAGCCAGCAAGACATGGCGTTACAGCAATATTCAGGCACGTTTCGATGCACTAGATTTCATTGGTTCTGAAATCCTTGCCCGCAAGGCTGAACTAGGTGAACTTCTTGCTCGTGAAGAAGGTAAAACTCTTCCAGAGGCGATTGGCGAAGTAGCTCGTGCTGGCCAGATATTCAAATTTTTCGCGGGTGAAACACTTCGTATCCAAGGTGATATGCTGGCTTCCGTCCGTCCGGGTGTTACTGTTGATGTAACCCGCGAGGCTGTTGGTGTTGTGGGTATTATCACACCGTGGAACTTCCCTATCGCCATCCCTGCATGGAAAATCGCGCCAGCTCTCGCATACGGCAACACAGTGGTTATCAAGCCTGCTGAGCTCGTACCTGGCAGCACATGGGCACTTACAGAAATTATTTCTCGCGCAGGCCTACCTAACGGTGTTTTCAACATGGTAATGGGCGCAGGCCGCGAAGTGGGCCAAACACTACTTGATGACCCGCGTGTGAATGCGGTTTCTTTCACTGGTTCAGTTGGTACAGGCTCTCGCGTTGCAGCTGCATGTAGCGCACGAAACGCAAAGTATCAGCTTGAAATGGGAGGTAAAAACCCACTTATTGTGCTGAATGACGCTGATATTGATAACGCACTTGGATGTGCACTCAACGGTGCCTTCTTCTCCACAGGTCAGCGCTGTACCGCCTCTTCACGACTGATCGTTGAAGCATCCGTTTATGATGAATTCACAGAAAAACTCCACGCTCAGGTAGCAGGCCTTAAAGTAGGTGATGCACTGGCAGAAAGCACACAGATTGGCCCAGTTGTTGACCAACGTCAACTTGATCAGAACCAGAAATATGTCGATATCGGAAAACAGGAAGGCGCAAACCTTCTTTGTGGTGGTGAGCTGCTTGAAAAAGAAACACCAGGCTTCTATATGGCGCCAGCTCTCTTTGCAGATACAAACAATGATATGCGGATTAACCGCGAAGAAATCTTCGGCCCAGTCGCGACAGTACTAAAAGCAAACAATCTAGATGAAGCAATATCCCTCGCAAACGATACCGACTTCGGTCTATCTGCAGGTATTTGCACCACATCCTTAAAATCGTCGAACCATTTCAAGCAAATGAGCCGCGCCGGCATGGTGATGGTGAACCTGCCAACAGCTGGTGTTGATTACCATGTTCCATTTGGCGGCACTAAAGGCTCAAGCTACGGTTCCAGAGAACAAGGCCGCTATGCCGCAGAGTTTTACACAACTGTAAAAACTGCTTACTCGCTTGCTTAG
- a CDS encoding FAD-binding oxidoreductase: MTQELSDRPTIIIGAGIIGLACAHYLSAEGHKVLVLDSGTIASGCSAGNCGHIIPSHILPLNSPEALKTGLLSLFNSKSPFRIKPQLKPSFLNWMFQFAINCKTDKMLDTASHLKTILDTAFAEYEQLIAAKVFDCNWHKSGLMYAFKNQKALDGFAKTDDLLNKIFGLKAERYDGNNLKQYDPALKEDLAGGFFYKDDALLEPENLTLSWAQHLKKRGVSFIENCEVLGIELNGRVASRLKTSSGVLDVGQLVIASGALSNSFARDLKCSIPVLPGKGYSITLPKPEVSPRTSLIIPEKNVAITPFKNELRIGSMMEFVGFDRTVPAHRIEQLRTSVDDYLLSDISSLEEKQWYGWRPMTWDSLPMIGRLPGLENTCIATGHGMMGVMLAPATGRLIAEIMTEKERHIPEAPYCPARFG; this comes from the coding sequence ATGACACAAGAGCTATCAGATAGACCTACCATCATAATCGGGGCTGGTATCATTGGCCTCGCTTGTGCACATTATCTATCTGCCGAAGGCCATAAAGTTCTTGTGCTTGATAGCGGCACTATTGCTTCTGGTTGTTCAGCTGGCAACTGTGGCCATATTATCCCCAGCCACATCCTGCCACTTAACTCACCGGAAGCCTTAAAAACTGGCCTGCTATCACTTTTTAACAGCAAATCTCCATTCAGGATAAAACCACAGCTAAAACCATCTTTCTTAAACTGGATGTTTCAGTTCGCCATAAACTGCAAAACTGATAAAATGCTGGATACAGCAAGCCATTTGAAGACTATTTTAGACACCGCTTTTGCTGAATATGAACAATTAATCGCAGCTAAAGTTTTTGACTGCAACTGGCATAAATCCGGCTTAATGTATGCTTTTAAAAATCAAAAAGCTCTGGATGGTTTTGCTAAAACAGATGACCTTCTCAATAAGATTTTTGGGCTTAAAGCCGAAAGGTACGATGGAAATAATTTAAAGCAATATGACCCTGCTTTAAAAGAAGACCTCGCAGGAGGCTTTTTCTATAAAGACGATGCCTTGCTGGAGCCAGAAAACCTAACATTATCATGGGCACAACACCTCAAAAAGCGTGGTGTTTCCTTTATTGAGAATTGCGAGGTTTTAGGGATTGAACTCAATGGCAGGGTTGCAAGCAGACTAAAAACTTCCTCAGGCGTTCTTGATGTCGGGCAACTTGTTATCGCATCAGGAGCGTTATCAAATAGTTTCGCGCGTGATCTCAAATGCTCGATCCCAGTTCTACCGGGCAAAGGGTATTCCATAACCTTACCAAAACCTGAAGTATCCCCAAGAACATCATTGATCATACCAGAAAAGAATGTGGCTATAACGCCTTTTAAGAATGAATTACGGATAGGTTCCATGATGGAATTTGTAGGCTTTGACCGCACAGTGCCTGCTCACCGGATAGAACAACTACGCACAAGTGTTGATGATTACCTGCTGTCAGACATTTCTAGCCTTGAAGAAAAACAATGGTACGGATGGCGTCCCATGACATGGGATAGCTTACCGATGATTGGACGATTACCGGGTTTAGAAAACACATGCATCGCAACGGGTCACGGTATGATGGGGGTAATGCTTGCTCCTGCAACAGGCCGATTAATTGCTGAAATTATGACCGAGAAAGAACGCCACATCCCAGAAGCCCCCTATTGCCCTGCTCGCTTTGGGTAA
- a CDS encoding proline racemase family protein — protein MRVIDSHTGGEPTRVIIEGGPDLGHNSMAERRKLFAREFDDFRTKSIREPRSSDAAVGALLCEPVDPKNTAGVIFFNTAGFLGMCGHGTIGLINTLAYLGKISEGIHDIETPVGVVQAELLSDNKVRLENIASYRFRKNVTVRVPEIGDVTGDIAWGGNWFFLVQDSPVELITDNIIDLTYKSLCVRRALAANNITGKNGAEIDHIEFFAPSKLDGVNSKNFVMCPGGAYDRSPCGTGTSAKVACLADDGKLNEGESWLQESIVGSVFEASYRKNSAGEIIPSITGSAYICGETRLIFDENDPFHLGMP, from the coding sequence ATGCGAGTTATAGATTCACATACCGGGGGTGAGCCCACCCGCGTTATTATTGAAGGTGGCCCAGATTTGGGCCACAACTCTATGGCAGAACGCCGCAAATTATTCGCACGCGAATTTGATGATTTCCGCACGAAATCCATCCGTGAACCGCGAAGCTCTGACGCGGCGGTTGGTGCCCTTTTGTGCGAACCGGTCGATCCAAAGAATACGGCTGGTGTGATTTTCTTCAATACCGCAGGGTTTCTTGGGATGTGTGGTCATGGCACTATTGGCCTTATCAACACACTGGCATATCTAGGGAAAATTAGTGAGGGCATTCACGATATAGAGACGCCAGTTGGCGTCGTGCAAGCTGAGCTTCTCTCTGATAACAAAGTGCGCCTCGAAAATATTGCCAGCTACCGGTTCAGGAAAAATGTAACTGTCCGTGTACCTGAAATAGGTGACGTAACGGGAGATATTGCCTGGGGAGGCAACTGGTTTTTCCTGGTACAGGATAGCCCTGTAGAGCTGATCACCGATAACATCATTGATCTTACGTACAAATCGCTCTGTGTCCGACGTGCTTTAGCAGCCAATAACATTACCGGCAAAAACGGTGCGGAAATTGATCATATTGAATTTTTTGCCCCCTCAAAACTTGACGGTGTTAACAGCAAGAACTTTGTTATGTGCCCCGGCGGCGCTTATGACAGATCTCCATGCGGCACAGGCACCAGCGCCAAGGTGGCCTGCCTTGCTGATGATGGTAAATTAAATGAAGGCGAAAGCTGGCTACAGGAAAGTATTGTAGGCAGTGTATTTGAGGCCTCATATAGAAAAAACAGTGCTGGCGAGATCATCCCTTCCATCACTGGCAGTGCCTATATCTGCGGCGAAACAAGATTAATTTTTGATGAGAACGATCCATTCCACTTGGGAATGCCATGA
- a CDS encoding dihydrodipicolinate synthase family protein, translating to MTNNSIFSGCMPALMTPCDNSGTPDFAALAQKGREQIDAGMSAVVYCGSMGDWPLLTDEERMQGVEALCDAGVPVIVGTGAQNTKRAAALAAHGADVGAAGLMVIPRVLSRGISPTAQYHHFSAVLKAAPELPAVIYNSPYYGYETKADLFFKLREENSNLVGFKEFGGAQSLTYAAENITSGDNNLILMVGVDTQAFHGFVNCGAGGAITGVGNALPTEVLRLVELCQRAAKGDAEARRLAYELDSALQVLATFDEGPDLVLYYKHLMVLEGNPEYTHQLNDFDQLSSSQKAFIEQAWQQFRNWWDSWPGKVG from the coding sequence ATGACAAACAACAGTATTTTTTCTGGCTGTATGCCGGCGTTGATGACACCCTGCGACAATAGCGGAACGCCCGATTTCGCTGCTTTGGCGCAGAAGGGTCGTGAGCAGATCGACGCTGGCATGAGTGCTGTTGTTTACTGCGGATCGATGGGGGATTGGCCGCTTCTCACTGATGAAGAGCGAATGCAAGGGGTGGAAGCCCTTTGTGACGCAGGTGTACCGGTTATTGTAGGCACTGGCGCCCAAAACACTAAACGTGCGGCAGCCCTAGCCGCACACGGGGCTGACGTTGGCGCCGCGGGCCTAATGGTTATCCCTCGGGTTCTATCCCGAGGGATTTCTCCCACCGCACAGTATCATCATTTCTCGGCTGTACTAAAGGCAGCGCCTGAACTTCCTGCTGTTATTTATAATAGCCCTTATTATGGCTATGAAACCAAAGCTGACCTCTTCTTTAAACTAAGAGAAGAAAACTCAAATCTTGTTGGCTTCAAGGAATTTGGTGGTGCTCAATCCCTTACTTATGCAGCAGAGAATATCACTTCAGGTGATAACAATCTCATTCTCATGGTAGGTGTAGATACTCAGGCATTCCACGGGTTTGTAAACTGTGGAGCAGGTGGCGCGATTACCGGTGTTGGTAACGCTCTACCGACTGAAGTCTTACGTCTTGTTGAGCTTTGTCAGAGGGCAGCGAAGGGCGATGCAGAAGCGCGCCGACTTGCCTATGAACTTGATTCCGCTTTGCAGGTATTAGCTACCTTCGATGAAGGCCCTGATCTGGTTCTCTACTACAAACATTTGATGGTGCTGGAAGGCAACCCTGAATATACGCACCAATTAAATGATTTTGACCAGCTTTCCAGTTCTCAAAAAGCTTTTATTGAGCAAGCATGGCAACAGTTCAGAAACTGGTGGGATAGCTGGCCAGGTAAGGTAGGATAA
- a CDS encoding AraC family transcriptional regulator translates to MVDKRYCPTEELFDCLPDTVFFIKNTAGQYAVVNETLVKRCGLRRKSELIGKKPSEVQGRSLGADYEKQDLKVLSSGQPIVNQLELHTYPDRSLGWCMTNKYAVYDDEGILLGLAGVSQDLRAPDENHADYAQLQSVIEYTENHLYLPPDVKSLSERAGFSPYQLDRRIRDIFGLSTGQWILKLRLDLARKQLLTTKLPIAEIANNVGYADQSAFSRQFYRATGFSPLAFRKTGKY, encoded by the coding sequence ATGGTTGATAAGCGTTATTGCCCGACAGAGGAATTATTTGATTGTTTGCCAGATACTGTGTTTTTCATCAAAAACACAGCTGGACAATATGCTGTGGTGAATGAAACGCTTGTTAAAAGATGTGGCCTCCGCAGAAAGAGCGAACTTATAGGAAAAAAGCCGTCAGAGGTGCAGGGACGTTCGCTTGGGGCTGATTATGAAAAGCAAGACCTGAAGGTTTTATCTAGCGGTCAACCCATCGTAAACCAGCTGGAACTTCATACTTATCCGGATCGTTCTCTTGGATGGTGTATGACCAACAAGTATGCAGTTTATGATGATGAGGGTATCCTGTTGGGGCTCGCTGGAGTTTCACAGGATTTGCGTGCTCCTGATGAAAATCATGCAGATTATGCTCAATTGCAATCAGTTATTGAGTATACGGAAAATCATCTATACTTGCCACCGGACGTGAAAAGTTTGTCGGAAAGAGCCGGGTTTTCTCCTTATCAACTGGATCGCCGTATCCGTGATATCTTTGGTCTTTCCACGGGGCAATGGATACTTAAATTGAGATTGGACCTCGCTCGAAAACAGTTGCTTACAACAAAACTTCCCATTGCGGAAATCGCGAATAATGTTGGCTATGCAGACCAGAGCGCATTTAGCCGGCAGTTTTATCGAGCAACCGGTTTCTCTCCGCTTGCTTTCAGGAAAACTGGGAAATACTAA
- a CDS encoding pirin family protein — MLTVRRSEDRGYFDHGWLKSHHSFSFGDYYDPQFMGFGSLRVINDDIIAPNMGFPTHPHQEMEIVSYVVRGGLKHKDTLGNGSIIKAGDVQRMTAGTGIRHSEFAGDEEVHLYQIWILPGTKGLEPSYEQKQFSALEKQGAWKLVGSEDGRHGSVTIHQDIAMYSTLVDAGDTVSYAPEDNRKLWLQMVSGEAEVNGEVLFAGDAVAIAFEDEISFKALQDSEALLFDMAM, encoded by the coding sequence ATGCTGACAGTGAGAAGAAGCGAGGATCGTGGTTATTTTGATCATGGCTGGCTTAAGAGCCATCACAGTTTTTCCTTTGGTGATTATTATGACCCACAGTTTATGGGGTTTGGTTCCCTACGTGTGATTAATGATGATATTATTGCCCCGAATATGGGGTTTCCAACCCATCCCCATCAGGAGATGGAGATTGTTTCCTATGTGGTGCGTGGTGGTTTGAAGCACAAAGACACGCTGGGGAATGGTTCAATTATCAAGGCGGGTGATGTACAGCGCATGACAGCAGGTACGGGTATTCGCCATAGCGAGTTTGCTGGTGATGAAGAAGTTCATCTCTATCAAATATGGATATTGCCGGGCACAAAGGGCCTTGAACCATCCTATGAGCAAAAACAGTTTTCAGCGTTGGAAAAGCAAGGCGCTTGGAAACTTGTTGGTAGTGAGGATGGGCGGCATGGTTCTGTGACTATTCACCAAGATATAGCAATGTACTCAACGTTGGTGGATGCCGGGGATACGGTTTCCTATGCTCCCGAAGATAATAGAAAGCTCTGGCTACAAATGGTTTCGGGTGAAGCGGAGGTAAATGGCGAAGTTCTCTTCGCGGGCGATGCAGTAGCGATTGCTTTCGAAGATGAGATCAGTTTTAAAGCGCTACAAGACAGTGAAGCTTTGTTGTTTGATATGGCGATGTAA
- the speA gene encoding biosynthetic arginine decarboxylase, with the protein MENWTIEQSEDIYRVSRWGGTFFDIGENGNMHVLPVETDHSVRIDMRAVLDEIVQEGIQFPVVLRFHDILRSQVERLNRTFGEVIEEAKYDAPYRGVYPIKVNQMREVVDEITRAGASFHFGLEAGSKAELLSVLAYKTSSEALTICNGYKDEEFLRLALLGNKLRRNTVVVIEKFSEIKPLLDLANEMKVKPIIGLRTKMRVTGRGKWESSSGERAKFGLSISEILNAVELIEAEGYLDCISLLHFHIGSQLTDIRSVQDAIDEAARIYAKLYKLGVPLKYLDVGGGLGIDYDGTRSTSESSRNYSLQEYVESVVYGTKQVCDLEGAPHPTLVSESGRAITAHHSCVVTKVIGEIKNDTGLVPTAAVEDEHILVTNMRDLVENLHDLQNYQAAHNEAQKIKEDAEAGFKLGVIGLKELGRIETMYWTVMRRVEGNLDTHDSMAEESTSLTERLSSQYLCNFSVFQSAADSWAIDQVLPVVPISRLNEEPTKNCSLVDITCDSDGKIAQFIGDTVTNSTLPLHALNEEEPYYIGLFLTGAYQDVMGDMHNLFGRLNEVHVSCDDDDPNDFYIEEVVEGSSAAQVLKIMQYNPGAMADRVKDAIDQEIAAGTIKSRQGVKLTDFYENCLKGYTYLKTK; encoded by the coding sequence TTGGAAAACTGGACTATTGAACAATCTGAAGACATCTACCGTGTAAGTCGGTGGGGTGGCACATTCTTTGATATTGGCGAAAACGGCAATATGCATGTTTTGCCCGTTGAAACAGATCACAGCGTTCGTATTGATATGCGTGCTGTGCTCGATGAGATTGTTCAGGAAGGTATCCAATTTCCCGTAGTACTCAGATTCCATGACATTCTCCGCAGTCAGGTAGAACGTTTGAACCGCACCTTTGGTGAAGTAATCGAAGAAGCAAAATACGACGCACCCTACCGCGGTGTTTACCCGATCAAAGTGAACCAAATGCGCGAAGTGGTGGATGAAATCACCCGCGCTGGCGCATCCTTCCATTTTGGCTTGGAAGCTGGTTCAAAAGCCGAACTCCTTTCTGTTCTTGCCTACAAAACCAGTTCTGAAGCACTTACCATCTGCAACGGTTATAAAGATGAAGAGTTCCTGCGCCTTGCCCTGCTTGGTAATAAACTTCGCCGTAATACAGTGGTAGTGATCGAGAAGTTTTCTGAAATCAAGCCGCTTTTGGATCTCGCAAATGAGATGAAAGTGAAGCCAATTATCGGCCTTCGCACGAAAATGCGCGTTACAGGCCGCGGTAAATGGGAAAGCTCCAGCGGAGAACGCGCTAAATTCGGCCTCAGTATTTCTGAAATCCTGAATGCCGTTGAGCTGATCGAAGCTGAGGGATATCTGGATTGTATCTCCCTGCTTCATTTCCATATCGGTAGCCAGCTCACTGATATTCGTTCCGTACAGGATGCTATAGACGAAGCTGCACGCATTTATGCCAAGCTCTATAAACTTGGTGTACCGCTCAAATATCTTGATGTAGGTGGCGGCCTCGGCATTGATTATGACGGCACCCGTTCTACCAGCGAAAGCTCTCGCAACTATTCCCTGCAGGAATATGTAGAATCTGTGGTTTACGGTACCAAACAGGTATGTGACCTTGAAGGCGCACCGCACCCGACACTCGTTAGCGAAAGCGGCCGCGCTATCACCGCACATCATAGCTGCGTTGTAACCAAAGTGATCGGTGAGATTAAAAACGATACCGGCCTTGTGCCAACTGCAGCTGTTGAAGATGAACATATTCTTGTAACCAACATGCGTGATTTGGTTGAAAATCTGCATGACCTTCAAAACTATCAGGCTGCTCATAACGAAGCTCAGAAAATCAAGGAAGATGCGGAAGCTGGTTTCAAACTGGGCGTGATCGGCCTTAAGGAACTTGGCCGCATTGAAACCATGTATTGGACTGTAATGCGCCGGGTGGAAGGTAATCTGGATACCCACGACAGTATGGCGGAAGAAAGCACCAGCCTTACTGAGCGCTTATCAAGCCAATATCTCTGTAATTTCTCTGTTTTCCAATCTGCAGCTGATAGCTGGGCGATTGATCAGGTACTCCCTGTTGTGCCCATCAGCCGCTTGAATGAAGAACCGACAAAAAACTGCTCGCTCGTGGATATCACCTGTGACAGCGACGGTAAAATTGCACAGTTCATAGGTGATACTGTTACCAATAGCACCCTGCCTCTTCACGCGCTTAACGAGGAAGAACCATATTATATCGGCTTATTCCTAACTGGTGCCTACCAAGACGTGATGGGCGATATGCATAATCTCTTTGGTCGCCTGAATGAGGTACATGTTTCCTGCGATGATGATGATCCTAACGATTTTTATATCGAAGAAGTAGTAGAGGGTTCCTCCGCCGCACAGGTCCTGAAGATCATGCAGTATAACCCGGGCGCTATGGCTGACCGTGTGAAAGATGCCATTGATCAGGAAATTGCAGCAGGCACTATTAAATCAAGGCAAGGCGTGAAGCTTACTGACTTTTATGAGAATTGCCTTAAGGGTTATACTTACCTTAAAACAAAATAA